TCGATGATGGCCTTCTTGATGCGGCAGTGCCGCCCGATGTTCACGTGCGAGAAGATGATGGAGTCGTCGACCTCGCTGTAGGAGTTCACGCGCACGTCGGGGGAGAGCACCGAGCGCCGCACCACGCCGCCCGAGACGATGCATCCGTTCGAGACGATGGAATCGATGGCCGTGCCGGTGCGCTCCGGCTCGTTGAACACGAACTTCGCCGGCGGATACTGCCGCTGGTGCGTCCGGATGGGCCACTCCTTGTCGTACAGGTTGAACACGGGCGAGACCGACACCACGTCCATGTTGGCCTCGTAGTAGGCCTCCAGCGTCCCCACGTCGCGCCAGTACAGCGCTTCCTTCTTGTTCTCGTCGACGAAGTTGTAGGAGTAGACCTTGTAGTCGTCCACCATCTTGGGCAGGATGTCGTGCCCGAAATCGTGCGACGAGTTGGGGTCCTCGGCGTCCTTGAGCAGCACCGGGATGAGCACGTCGGTGTTGAACAGGTAGACGCCCATCGAGCCCGAGACCATGCGCGGGTTGTAGGGCGAGCGCAGGTCGGTCTGCTGCGGCTTCTCCTGGAAGCCCACCACGCGCGACTCGCGGTCGATGGCCACCACGCCGAAGCGGTAGGTCTCGCTCGGGTCGATCAGGATGGTGGCGAGCGTGACGTCGGCGCCGGCGTCGTTGTGCTGCTTCAGCATCCGCTCGTAGTTCATCTTGTAGATGTGGTCGCCCGAGAGGATGAGCACGTGCCGCGGCTGCTCCGCGCCGATGGAGTAGATG
The DNA window shown above is from Terriglobales bacterium and carries:
- the glgC gene encoding glucose-1-phosphate adenylyltransferase; the encoded protein is MKDTLAVLLAGGAGERLYPLTRDRAKPAVTFGGIYRIIDVTLSNCINSDLRHVYILTQYKALSLNRHIREGWNIVARDLGEFVEILPPMKRVSENWYLGTADAVYQNIYSIGAEQPRHVLILSGDHIYKMNYERMLKQHNDAGADVTLATILIDPSETYRFGVVAIDRESRVVGFQEKPQQTDLRSPYNPRMVSGSMGVYLFNTDVLIPVLLKDAEDPNSSHDFGHDILPKMVDDYKVYSYNFVDENKKEALYWRDVGTLEAYYEANMDVVSVSPVFNLYDKEWPIRTHQRQYPPAKFVFNEPERTGTAIDSIVSNGCIVSGGVVRRSVLSPDVRVNSYSEVDDSIIFSHVNIGRHCRIKKAIIDRDVHIPEGSVIGFEPEADRQRYFVTDSGITVVTRDYSLFESPVAVDYFTSE